The genomic window CATTGGGATCAAACATAGAGCCGAGGATAGACTACTTAGAACAAGCCATTAATAGGTTGAATACCGAAGACAACATAGAAGTTGTGAGAAAATCCTCCATTTATGAGACAGAACCGGTTGGATATACCAATCAGGAGCAATTTCTAAACATGGTAGTCGAAGTAAAAACATCTAAGCAACCACTAGAATTACTAGAAACCTGCCAACATATAGAGAAAACATTAGGTAGAATAAGAGAAATTAAATGGGGTCCACGTACAGTAGACCTAGACATATTGCTTTATAATCAAGAAAGTATTAAAATGGAGCAATTGGAAGTCCCTCATCCAAGAATGCATGAACGAGCTTTTGTGCTAATTCCGTTAGCGGAACTCCATAACCGCATAGTTATCCCAACACGAAACAAAAGCGTTTCAGAAATTCTAGAGGCGACATCATCACAAGACAAAGAGGGAGTAGTAAAATGGGTGCAGAAGCTTGGGGAAGACGAATAAAAGCTTATCGAAAGCTTAAAGGATATACACAAATACAATTTGCGCAGGAACTGGGAATATCTGTCTCTGTATTAGGAGAAGTGGAAAGAGGTAGTAGGATTCCAGACTCAGCTCTTATCGATCAAATTTGTAAAACTTTAGATATTCCTGTAGAGGAACTTTTAGCAACAAGTAATTAATAAGAAGGAACACATAGGTGATATGGAACTCGTGCAGAGCTAGAAGAAATCTTATTTAATTTTGTTGCGAACCTATAAAAGAGGTTAAGGTTTCTTAAGAGGCTCTTTGTTGACACGATGCAGCTCGTTTTCTATACTAAACCATAAGCTAAGGCTGCCAGTGGTCTACTGGCAGCTTTTATTTACATTGGATTATAGCAGGCGGTTCGGGTAATAAATGAGGATCATATAAAAGAAGAAAATCTTTTACATAAAATAAAATGGAGTTGAATAGCATGACGGAAGAATTAAATGATCACATGCGGGTTCGAAGAGAGAAGCTGCAGTCGTATTTGGAAAAAGGTATCGACCCATTTGGAGGAAAGTTTGTACGTACGCATCTAGCGGAAGAATTAAAAGAGGCTTTTGATCAGTTTAGTAAGGAAGAATTAGAAGAAAAGAAAGTGGAAACGACGATTGCTGGTCGTATCATGACAAAACGTGGTAAAGGGAAAGCTGGATTTACTCACATTCAAGATCTAAGTGGTCAAATTCAACTATACGTTCGAAAAGATACTGTTGGGGAAGAAGCCTATGAAATTTTCAACCAAGCGGACTTGGGGGATATAGTAGGTGTAACAGGTACTGTCTTTAAAACAAATGTTGGAGAGCTATCTGTTAAAGCTACTACATTTGAAATTCTATCAAAATCACTTCGCCCGTTACCGGAGAAGTTCCATGGCTTAAAAGATGTGGAGCAACGTTATCGTCAAAGATACCTAGACTTGATTACTAATCCACAAAGTCGGGACACGTTTGTATCAAGAAGTAAGATTATACAGTCTATGCGTCGTTATTTAGATAATGAAGGATTCTTAGAAGTAGAAACACCTATGATGCACGGGATTCCTGGTGGTGCTTCTGCTCGTCCATTTATTACACACCACAATGCATTAGATATTCCTTTATATATGCGAATCGCGATTGAATTACATTTGAAACGTCTAGTCGTTGGTGGATTAGAGAAGGTATATGAAATCGGTCGTGTTTTTCGTAATGAAGGTGTGTCCACGAGACATAACCCAGAGTTCACTATGCTAGAGCTATATGAAGCATATGCGGACTTCCACGATGTCATGAGTCTAACTGAAAACCTAATTGCTCACATCGCCGAAGAAGTGACAGGTTCTACAACGGTTGAATACGGAGATTATCAGGTAGACTTAAAACCTGAATGGGAAAGGCTTCACATGGTCGATGCTGTAAAAGACGTAACAGGTGTCGATTTTTGGAAGCAAATAAGTGATGAAGAAGCGAAACAACTTGCGAAAGAACACGGGATTGAAATACAAGACACGATGACTTTTGGTCATATTGTGAATGAGTTCTTTGAACAAAAAGTAGAGGAAACATTAATTCAGCCTACATTTGTGTACGGTCACCCTGTTGAAATTTCTCCTCTTGCGAAGAAAAATAAAGAGGATGAACGTTTTACTGATCGATTTGAATTATTCATAGTAGGCCGTGAACACGCAAATGCGTTCTCGGAATTAAATGACCCGATTGATCAAAGGGAACGTTTTGAGGCACAAGTAAAAGAAAAAGAACAAGGAAATGATGAAGCACACGTAATGGATGAGGACTTCCTAGAAGCACTTGAATACGGAATGCCTCCAACTGGAGGATTAGGCATAGGGATAGATCGCCTAGTCATGTTATTGACAAACTCTCCATC from Radiobacillus kanasensis includes these protein-coding regions:
- the folK gene encoding 2-amino-4-hydroxy-6-hydroxymethyldihydropteridine diphosphokinase, whose translation is MNTAYLALGSNIEPRIDYLEQAINRLNTEDNIEVVRKSSIYETEPVGYTNQEQFLNMVVEVKTSKQPLELLETCQHIEKTLGRIREIKWGPRTVDLDILLYNQESIKMEQLEVPHPRMHERAFVLIPLAELHNRIVIPTRNKSVSEILEATSSQDKEGVVKWVQKLGEDE
- a CDS encoding helix-turn-helix domain-containing protein; its protein translation is MGAEAWGRRIKAYRKLKGYTQIQFAQELGISVSVLGEVERGSRIPDSALIDQICKTLDIPVEELLATSN
- the lysS gene encoding lysine--tRNA ligase, which encodes MTEELNDHMRVRREKLQSYLEKGIDPFGGKFVRTHLAEELKEAFDQFSKEELEEKKVETTIAGRIMTKRGKGKAGFTHIQDLSGQIQLYVRKDTVGEEAYEIFNQADLGDIVGVTGTVFKTNVGELSVKATTFEILSKSLRPLPEKFHGLKDVEQRYRQRYLDLITNPQSRDTFVSRSKIIQSMRRYLDNEGFLEVETPMMHGIPGGASARPFITHHNALDIPLYMRIAIELHLKRLVVGGLEKVYEIGRVFRNEGVSTRHNPEFTMLELYEAYADFHDVMSLTENLIAHIAEEVTGSTTVEYGDYQVDLKPEWERLHMVDAVKDVTGVDFWKQISDEEAKQLAKEHGIEIQDTMTFGHIVNEFFEQKVEETLIQPTFVYGHPVEISPLAKKNKEDERFTDRFELFIVGREHANAFSELNDPIDQRERFEAQVKEKEQGNDEAHVMDEDFLEALEYGMPPTGGLGIGIDRLVMLLTNSPSIRDVLLFPQMRNRD